The following is a genomic window from Neodiprion pinetum isolate iyNeoPine1 chromosome 3, iyNeoPine1.2, whole genome shotgun sequence.
ATGAAGGAATGATTCATGTCTGAGAAAGTTACCCCtttacacatatacatgtCTTACTTAAATTATTCGTTTTTGgagtcactgattacgaatctgaaatctgtttaaaaaaattcgaaattgcAGATCTAATACagcggacgaaaatttcaaattcgattgaatccgaagaaaaaaactctGTCCTGGACTGTTTTTGAACcatattcgataaaattagaaattttcgtTAACCATATTGgaccgccatcttgaattttaaaatctgatttcagattcgtaatgagcgacccaaaaaaccaTAGAATACTACgttgttataaaagttgactgATCAGAATAATGGGTGACTCGAAGGGTTAATTTGAATCGGTACTTGGTAGAGCAGCACGTGCTGAGAAAGAAAGACGAAAATTAACTGGCTTCTGTAATCGATCGAACCGATATAACGCGGGGCTTCCATACTTGTTCCAATCATATTGATCAGTCGTTCTCAATCTGAACTAAAACACCACGCGAAACAAAGTTATTTTCGTAAACGGAGATATAAATGCGAACTTTTGCGAACCCTGAACCAGAGACAAGaccatttgaaaatatgaaattgaactTACCGGCTCCCTTGATACGAGGACTTGACGAGTTTTACAgcgaaaagaaattgaatggCGCAGACGAGTAGACAGCAAAGGTTGAGGGAAAGTGCCAGAGCGCAGAGAGCAAGGGTGACTTCGTATACTACGACGGATTCGTCGTGGCCGATGAGACTGCTCGGTGATTCCGTGAGTGGTGATATCTTGAGTAAAAATATGAGCGAAAGAAGGGCGAGTAAAAGTGACACGAGACACAGTAGCCCAAGCGACGTGAGCATCTCCTTGACCCCGGCAGCCTGATGATGCCTGTTGTGCTGTGAGAAGGACGAAGTGATGGAGGCGTTGAGGGGAACGATGCTCGGTCCGGAATTGGCGAGAGGCGGCAGAGCACCGGATGTCGATGAAGGCGCGGGGGCGGGCGAAGGGGTGGCGTGACTGGGTATGCGGGAAAGCCTCGTGATGTCGAGGCCACCGTTGACCTTGGGCCTGGGTTCGCCGTCGGGCCTGTCTACCGAGGACGATATCTGGTGTCCCGTACCACCGACGGGGTGATGATGAATCTGGTGGTGCAGGGAGTTAGACGCGTTGGCGCCAACTACGGGACTCGCGCTGTCCACGGAGTGCTTCGAGGTCGACAAGGTGGACAGGTTCAGTCCGTGGGAGTGGTTAAGCCTCTGGGACAAGTTGTTTACGCTTAGCTGTGAGTGATTCAGTGGATGATGATGGCTCGAGGACGGCGTCGTCGTCACCGCACCCGGATTACCAGTTGACCGGATGTTGTGCAGGGACGACGAATTACCGCCGATCGAGTCGTAAGCGTCGACGCTTCCGCCCCGCGTCCCGATCGTACCTCCGACCCGATGCTGATGATGCGTATGGTGGAGGTGCTGCTGGTCCTGGTGAAGGTGCTGATGCTGGTGCTGATGCTGGTGGATGGCTGACCCGTTCGCCGCGAGGGCCTGAAGACCGCCCGGTGAATAGTGGTCATTGCTGCTCGTTTGGTGCCTGGAGGCCGTTGCCGGCTGCCCGGTCAGTATGTGCTTCAGCATTACTGGCCAACTCTGACCTTGGGCTAATTACGGAGCTGGTCCCTTTCGTTTTTAGCCGTGCTCCTCCGGTTTTCTTCACATTTCGGCTTGGATGCAGTGCAGTGACGATGATCAGAAGAGAAGAATTTTCCACCAGTTTACTTAGCGATTAAAGCTTTGCCAGtctctcctcgtcttcctcctcttcctcctccccctcccccccctcctccaCCGCCCACCACCCGCACCGAACGCCAAATCGTGCCTATTATTTCAGGGTATCTTTGGACCCGAGAGGAGCGACGAAGACTCTTTTACGAGTTGTCTACGTGCCGGGGCTAAGAGAGTTGCTGCACATCAGCTCCATCATTTCAATATCAAATATGAGTAAAGCGCATCCATGGGATCTGGATCGCGCGGAAGGATGCGCAACGCGAATCGCGTTTATCATAACACCCGAGGAGAGAGGGGGGGACGGTTAATTCCGTCTCTAATTAACGCTACCTTACGTTACGTTATTTGTCGAGTTATTGCTCGCCGGTGGTAATTCTGCGGATCGTTACTTTCATCTTTGCCGTAGACCTCTGCAACGACCGGTTGTTTTCGGTGCCGACGTGGTGCGTGGAAGAACGCTGAGCGGCAATAAAGGGACAGGCCGCCACAGACCTTGCGTGCTCAACCACTTTCGGCTAATTCGctgctcttcttcttcttcttcttcttcttcttcttcgtcttcttcttcttcgtcttcttcttcttcttagtcttcttcttattcctctcttcttcttccgcGGCCGGCGTCTTCCTCTGGCTCACTGTCACTTTTCACCACGCTCCAAGATCCCGGCTCGCTTTTACCCCTGCTTCTCTGCCCCGCAGCCTCTTCCTCGTCGCCTGCACAAGGTCGTTCGAGCCCCCTTCTCTCCTTCgccttcctcctcttcctcctcttcctcctccaccaccgccgccgccaccgcttcctcctcctcctcttcctgtTCCTCTTCCTCGCCCTTCCCGTAGCGATCCTCCAGGGTACGCGATCCTCGCGTACGTAGTCCTGTCTAGCCTCGCCCTGGGCCAGTCAGTTGCCAGCATACCAGCTCGTTTCGTTAACCCCTGGAACACATGCAAGGAAAAAACGGTCGTCAAAAAAGTTGGTATACATAGGCAGGTATATACTGCATTTTCTTCACTTCTCTTCTCAATTGCATCTTTTCCCAGTCAAAGCTCAAGTGGAACATTATAATGAAGAATCTCAACAGTCCCGATGTCCTAACCATTTAAACCTTCAACCTTTCGGAATTCCAAACCATATATGGAGTTTCGACTTAACGGACGGATGAGATTCGACGTGATGGTCAATTCGAACGTtgattattcgatattttgaCCAAAACCGTATCACTAATTAACTGGATACGCTGACCTTCAGGGCTTTATATCCATGTATTTCAGCATTGAGAATCATTTGCCCAAAGAATACTGTGACCTATAGATACTATAAGATCATACAGAGGCAAAATAATCCGAGTTACTGTTGCAGCAGTTTTCAGTTCATGATGAATAACGAACCTATGCTCACAGTCTGAAGTAActgtatttcaaatttcagcaGTTGATTGACGCTCTCGTACGCGAGTATAAATACggatatcaattttcttcattacCTACGTAATCAAAAGTCATTCGTAAGGGCAAGGAATCGGTTTTACGTTCTACAACACCAAAGTTCTTCCCTGTAAATGTTTCTCTATATGCCCAAAGGTAACCAGTTACTGTGATAAAGTCGTCTTAttacctatgtatatattctCAAGACTTAATAAAAAGAGCTTTCCCATACTAGGCAACTTAATGCCGTATCTCTGGATCCCATC
Proteins encoded in this region:
- the LOC124215242 gene encoding uncharacterized protein; amino-acid sequence: MLKHILTGQPATASRHQTSSNDHYSPGGLQALAANGSAIHQHQHQHQHLHQDQQHLHHTHHQHRVGGTIGTRGGSVDAYDSIGGNSSSLHNIRSTGNPGAVTTTPSSSHHHPLNHSQLSVNNLSQRLNHSHGLNLSTLSTSKHSVDSASPVVGANASNSLHHQIHHHPVGGTGHQISSSVDRPDGEPRPKVNGGLDITRLSRIPSHATPSPAPAPSSTSGALPPLANSGPSIVPLNASITSSFSQHNRHHQAAGVKEMLTSLGLLCLVSLLLALLSLIFLLKISPLTESPSSLIGHDESVVVYEVTLALCALALSLNLCCLLVCAIQFLFAVKLVKSSYQGSRTNKYLQKSSISRVCAVGGFFISIPVFLTGMILYTFVQFHSTPAIVTSVFIGLGIIFCGCAMVHNVFVWQREKTNAIKALAREQCEAAAQLQRQQIQQQQQLQQQHQHHQHHQKHHQHQGQSQHHSQRGTLNQSALSSGSRGGQKTVAIPQTHSTATLPGTHGSRGHPYHPHNHHHASVTPAGAQSHLQQIVAGSHRNIATPPTPGNLSPPSPSHKHNRSHVLARDVSGSVSPGLPTATLDLSSAANTNSPHELSTLV